A single Trypanosoma brucei gambiense DAL972 chromosome 9, complete sequence DNA region contains:
- a CDS encoding Monooxygenase, putative encodes MRVVIVGAGLSGLSLAAFLRRINIDCVVLEQSPFLRATYQPPYTLYANALSCFKAFELDDGFYTGDAISESHFGIQNERLQWLLRVRNRVVQLQALGQEDCVPLSTAPPANSDSTVSRRLAEELKQDLGCVPLRTTFSADYLRSILRKYVQEIRFNANVVDLRPHDGIKGGVHVVLDNGQTEWGDVVVGADGGHSTVRKLLYPDEYIGTSCRTLGMTQVDGYVELGDEPWPTGESPAEVWGKRRVLSCIPLQWDGRRHFAFSATLYDPPTEIVDVSKEMDPIELREVYRSLLRREFASFGGDITNTLARAELAIPSELVEVPVMPRWYNKRAVLIGEAAHASLPSFLAQDASLCVEDAALLSTSLVDVPLCNDAGFEYAFRQFETVRRGRIEGYIRQSRRARRFTSLSHTWLRNGMLNVIPSLSLVWFQRWLANWSYSAQQLEVDPKIKMETAYRN; translated from the coding sequence ATGCGTGTTGTCATCGTTGGTGCAGGTTTGTCTGGTTTATCGCTCGCAGCTTTCCTGCGCCGTATCAATATCGATTGTGTAGTGCTTGAGCAGTCGCCGTTTTTACGGGCGACGTACCAGCCACCTTATACACTTTATGCTAACGCACTCAGTTGCTTTAAAGCATTCGAGTTGGATGACGGATTCTACACTGGTGATGCAATTTCCGAGAGTCACTTCGGTATACAGAACGAGCGCTTGCAATGGCTTTTGAGGGTACGAAATAGGGTGGTGCAACTACAGGCGCTTGGTCAAGAGGACTGTGTGCCACTTAGTACGGCCCCACCAGCTAACAGCGATTCAACCGTATCACGTCGCTTAGCTGAGGAACTAAAACAGGATCTTGGCTGTGTACCACTACGTACAACGTTTAGTGCGGATTATCTTCGAAGTATTTTACGCAAATACGTGCAGGAAATACGCTTCAATGCCAATGTAGTGGATCTGAGACCACATGATGGCATTAAGGGCGGCGTACACGTAGTACTTGATAATGGGCAAACCGAGTGGGGTGACGTGGTTGTTGGAGCCGACGGTGGACACAGTACAGTTCGTAAGTTACTTTACCCAGATGAGTACATTGGCACGAGCTGTCGAACACTGGGGATGACACAAGTGGACGGGTATGTGGAACTTGGCGACGAGCCGTGGCCTACAGGTGAGTCTCCCGCTGAGGTTTGGGGGAAGAGGCGCGTATTGTCTTGCATTCCTCTTCAGTGGGATGGAAGGAGACACTTTGCCTTCTCGGCCACGCTGTATGACCCTCCAACAGAAATTGTTGATGTGAGCAAAGAGATGGACCCCATTGAATTACGAGAGGTTTACCGCAGTTTGTTGCGACGGGAATTCGCATCCTTTGGTGGTGATATAACGAATACACTTGCTCGTGCAGAATTGGCGATACCTTCCGAGCTTGTGGAAGTACCTGTGATGCCACGGTGGTACAACAAACGTGCTGTTCTTATTGGCGAGGCAGCTCATGCCTCATTGCCTTCCTTCTTGGCACAAGATGCCTCTCTCTGTGTGGAGGACGCCGCCTTGTTATCAACCTCTCTGGTTGACGTACCTTTATGCAATGACGCAGGGTTTGAGTACGCATTTAGGCAATTCGAAACAGTGCGGCGTGGCCGCATTGAGGGGTATATTCGTCAGTCGCGGAGGGCTCGTCGCTTCACTTCACTCTCGCATACTTGGCTGCGTAACGGAATGTTGAATGTGATTCCCTCGCTAAGTTTGGTGTGGTTTCAGCGTTGGTTGGCTAACTGGTCATATAGTGCCCAGCAACTAGAAGTCGATCCTAAGATCAAGATGGAAACGGCGTACAGGAACTAA